The following proteins are encoded in a genomic region of Brachypodium distachyon strain Bd21 chromosome 1, Brachypodium_distachyon_v3.0, whole genome shotgun sequence:
- the LOC100846485 gene encoding PTI1-like tyrosine-protein kinase At3g15890, with protein MGSAASCCCGSEKVEHGCVSTSSVGNTTWRIFSYKELHAATGGFSEENKLGEGGFGSVYWGKTPDGLQIAVKKLKPNTNTSKAEMEFAVEVEVLARVRHRNLLGLRGYCAGSAAGADQRMIVYDYMPNLSLLSHLHGQFAADNTLDWARRMRVIMGSAEALVHLHHEASPAIIHRDIKASNVLLDSDFAPLVADFGFAKLVPDGVSHMTTRVKGTLGYLAPEYAMWGKVSGACDVYSFGILMIELVSGRKPIERLPSGAKRTITEWAEPLIARGRLGDLVDPRLRGSFDGAQLAQVLEAAALCVQGEPERRPDMRAVVRILRGEPGDDAAGKGGNNKPVRLESVKYADHLMETEVDSVYSGEEDENEEEEDEEEDAMEQSSDEVEEYSLMMDDRSSANFGVFGAMPVPAQTMVRDTYVRRFGGNNAVKI; from the exons ATGGGTTCcgccgccagctgctgctgcggctccgagAAGGTCGAGCACGG GTGCGTGAGCACGTCGTCGGTGGGCAACACAACGTGGAGGATATTCAGCTACAAGGAGCTCCACGCGGCCACGGGAGGGTTCAGCGAGGAGAACAAGCTGGGGGAAGGCGGCTTCGGGAGCGTGTACTGGGGCAAAACACCGGACGGGCTCCAGATCGCCGTGAAGAAGCTCAAGCCCAACACAAACACCTCCAAGGCCGAGATGGAGTTCGCCGTGGAGGTCGAGGTCCTGGCCCGCGTGCGCCACCGCAACCTCCTGGGCCTCCGGGGGTACTGCGCGGGCTCGGCCGCGGGGGCCGACCAGCGCATGATCGTCTACGACTACATGCCCAACCTCAGCCTGCTCTCCCACCTCCACGGCCAGTTCGCCGCCGACAACACCCTGGACTGGGCCCGCCGCATGCGGGTCATCATGGGCTCCGCCGAGGCCCTCGTGCACCTGCATCACGAGGCCTCCCCGGCTATCATCCACCGCGACATCAAGGCCAGTAACGTGCTCCTTGACTCTGACTTTGCGCCGCTTGTCGCTGACTTTGGGTTTGCTAAGCTTGTTCCTGACGGGGTCTCCCACATGACGACTCGGGTCAAGGGCACGTTGGGGTACCTGGCTCCCGAGTACGCCATGTGGGGGAAGGTCTCCGGGGCGTGCGACGTGTATAGCTTTGGGATACTGATGATCGAGCTCGTCTCCGGGAGAAAGCCCATTGAAAGGCTCCCGTCCGGGGCCAAGAGGACCATCACGGAGTGGGCCGAGCCCCTCATCGCGAGGGGCCGGCTCGGTGACCTCGTGGACCCGCGCCTCCGAGGCTCATTCGACGGAGCCCAGCTGGCGCAGGTGCTCGAGGCTGCCGCGCTCTGCGTGCAGGGAGAGCCCGAGCGGCGGCCCGACATGCGGGCTGTCGTCCGCATCCTCCGCGGCGAACCCGGGGACGATGCGGCGGGCAAGGGCGGGAATAATAAGCCGGTGAGGCTCGAGAGCGTCAAGTACGCCGACCACCTCATGGAGACGGAGGTCGACAGCGTCTactccggcgaggaggacgaaaacgaggaagaggaggatgaagaagaagacgccatgGAGCAGAGCAGCGACGAGGTCGAGGAGTACTCGCTGATGATGGACGACCGGAGCAGCGCAAACTTCGGGGTGTTTGGCGCCATGCCAGTGCCGGCGCAGACCATGGTGCGTGACACCTACGTCAGGAGGTTTGGAGGGAATAATGCTGTCAAGATCTGA
- the LOC100823423 gene encoding zinc finger protein CONSTANS-LIKE 3, producing the protein MMELRKYWGVGGRRCGACVGEAAAAAVHCRTCASYLCGVCDAAPEHAGRAHERVWVCEVCEASPAAVTCKADAAVLCAACDADVHRANPLAQRHVRVPISPILGFHGAAMAMRAPELEEEEEEDLALINLNVEAGKGVKLDLLFSDLVDGPYLGGGGVHDFAARFNGHADSCLVPSAGAVVEMDFACGIGAAKPPPPSSYGSYTAAAATNSLGHSGSSSEAGVVPEAPICGAAGSFELDFTRTELQYPAPYNMPMPYTAAPPPPTHCVPAAAAADNMGMVVPAAATGEEREARLTRYREKRKNRRFEKTIRYASRKAYAESRPRVKGRFAKRSSPGADDDSDEINEAAVPPSSYMLDFGYGVVPSF; encoded by the exons ATGATGGAGCTGCGCAAGTATTGGGGCGTGGGCGGGCGCCGGTGCGGGGCTTGCgtgggcgaggcggcggcggcggcggtgcactGCCGGACCTGCGCCTCGTACCTCTGCGGGGTGTGCGACGCGGCGCCGGAGCACGCGGGGCGCGCGCACGAGCGCGTGTGGGTGTGCGAGGTGTGCGAGGCCAGCCCGGCGGCCGTGACGTGCAAGGCGGACGCGGCCGTGCTCTGCGCCGCCTGCGACGCCGACGTGCACCGCGCCAACCCGCTCGCCCAGCGCCACGTCCGCGTCCCCATCTCCCCCATCCTCGGCTTCCAcggcgcggccatggccatgcgggcgccggagctggaggaggaagaggaggaggatctgGCTCTGATCAACCTGAATGTGGAGGCGGGTAAGGGGGTGAAGCTGGACTTGCTCTTCTccgacctcgtcgacggccCCTACCTTGGAGGCGGGGGCGTCCATGACTTCGCCGCGCGGTTCAACGGCCACGCCGACAGCTGCCTTGtccccagcgccggcgccgttgtCGAGATGGACTTTGCTTGCGGCATCGGCGCtgccaagccgccgccgccgtcgtcgtacGGCTCctacaccgccgccgcggccaccaaCTCCCTCGGGCACAGC GGCTCTTCGTCGGAGGCCGGCGTGGTTCCGGAGGCGCCAATCTGCGGCGCCGCGGGGAGCTTCGAGCTCGATTTCACCCGAACTGAGCTTCAATATCCAGCACCCTACAACATGCCGATGCCGTACACGgcggctccgcctcctccgaccCACTGC GtgccggctgcggcggcggcggacaacATGGGGATGgtggtgccggcggcggcgacgggggaggagagggaggcgaggCTGACGCGGTACAGGGAGAAGCGCAAGAACCGGCGGTTCGAGAAGACGATCCGCTACGCCTCCAGGAAGGCCTACGCCGAGTCCCGCCCCCGCGTCAAGGGCCGCTTCGCCAAGCGCAGCAgccccggcgccgacgacgactcCGATGAGATCAACGAggccgccgtgccgccgtccTCCTACATGCTCGACTTCGGCTACGGCGTCGTGCCATCCTTCTGA
- the LOC106865622 gene encoding uncharacterized protein LOC106865622 — MSILVLALLPYFSVDLFNECPYDCCDPSESPQTNTTRGGDGAQGGAAAAISAVLDDDDLLIEILVRVAFPTSLVRAALVCKRWYGHASDPAFLRRFRGLRPPRLLGFYIFTRAPKHIRFVPLPQPPELAAVVRRGSFDLDTLDRDRETCPFSHRSRRPASMFHDGSILYYDLHSRAEILPYGDSNGDGLSCLYLATGHKKQQTVFHVYALQDGVWAIRSSAVSEIPKLNLLSPDLLGDAKIYNVASVDGIYKLVVLDLVSSSLALVNLPEEVDLGFIWLHTMDDNGVPNWLLVDTICLHEICVKHMIPTCMLKDDSITIHPVGVNSEIIFLEMGKVLYLFDNKQKVAKKVYEVTTEDRHLFLVIPFMMVWPPKFPVMKEICDPKE; from the exons ATGTCTATTCTTGTCTTGGCCCTACTGCCCTACTTCTCTGTTGATTTATTTAATGAATGCCCTTACGACTGCT GCGATCCATCTGAATCtccccaaacaaacacaactaGAGGCGGAGATGGAGCGCAaggtggcgccgccgcggccatctCGGCCgtgctcgacgacgacgatctCCTCATCGAGATCCTCGTCCGCGTCGCCTTCCCCACCAGCCTCGTCCGCGCCGCGCTCGTCTGCAAGCGCTGGTACGGCCACGCCTCCGATCccgccttcctccgccgcttccgcGGCCTCCGCCCGCCCCGGCTCCTCGGCTTCTACATATTCACGAGGGCCCCTAAACATATACGGTTCGTGCCGCTGCCTCAGCCCCCtgagctcgccgccgtcgttcGCCGCGGCAGCTTCGATCTGGACACCTTGGACCGCGACAG AGAGACATGTCCATTCTCCCACCGCTCCCGGAGACCAGCATCCATGTTCCATGACGGCTCCATATTATACTATGATCTCCACTCCCGTGCTGAGATCCTCCCATACGGTGACAGCAACGGTGACGGCCTGTCTTGCTTATATTTGGCAACAGGGCATAAAAAGCAGCAGACTGTCTTCCATGTGTATGCGTTGCAAGACGGTGTCTGGGCCATCAGATCTTCGGCAGTAAGCGAAATCCCCAAACTTAATCTGCTATCTCCTGATTTGCTTGGTGACGCTAAGATCTACAATGTGGCCTCTGTGGACGGCATTTATAAGCTAGTCGTGCTAGATCTTGTGTCCTCGTCTTTGGCACTAGTTAACCTCCCAGAAGAGGTGGATCTGGGATTCATCTGGCTCCACACGATGGATGACAATGGTGTCCCCAACTGGCTCCTTGTGGATACCATTTGTTTGCATGAGATATGTGTTAAACACATGATACCAACTTGCATGTTGAAGGATGATTCTATTACGATACATCCAGTTGGGGTCAATTCTGAGATAATTTTCTTGGAGATGGGTAAGGTCCTCTACCTGTTTGATAATAAACAGAAGGTGGCAAAGAAAGTTTATGAGGTGACAACAGAGGATAGACACTTGTTTCTTGTCATTCCCTTTATGATGGTTTGGCCTCCTAAATTTCCAGTGATGAAGGAAATATGTGATCCAAAAGAATGA